Proteins from a genomic interval of Neoarius graeffei isolate fNeoGra1 chromosome 24, fNeoGra1.pri, whole genome shotgun sequence:
- the si:ch211-102c2.4 gene encoding uncharacterized protein si:ch211-102c2.4 isoform X1, with translation MFLFTSTLIFISAVVSQCCAEQKVKCSYDPKNKDLQRVWCKKDTNNDNCCTGFSFMPGNRELEGGLLSVQDNDQDFIVSVKHLSQGDGVYWCGLTNGSNIIIKLAEEEIHNPMNLIWSIARWLLFVLLLLAVISSHMFCRKMRCTIPYEDVQMESIHFNEYRDAVEKNLVQYSTYTLGIKLKNNVHVLCVLLK, from the exons TGCAG TCGTGTCCCAGTGTTGCGCTGAGCAGAAGGTGAAATGTTCCTACGACCCCAAGAATAAAGACCTCCAGAGAGTTTGGTGTAAAAAGGACACAAACAATGACAACTGCTGCACGGGTTTCTCCTTCATGCCGGGGAACCGTGAGCTGGAAGGCGGGCTTCTGAGTGTGCAGGACAACGACCAGGACTTCATCGTGTCCGTGAAGCATTTGTCTCAGGGGGACGGAGTTTACTGGTGCGGCCTCACCAACGGCTCCAACATCATCATCAAACTGGCCGAAGAAGAGATCCACA ATCCGATGAATTTGATCTGGAGCATCGCACGCTGGCTGCTCTTCGTCCTGCTCCTGCTGGCGGTGATTTCATCTCATATGTTCTGCAGAA AAATGAGGTGTACGATACCGTATGAAGACGTCCAGATGGAAAGCATCCATTTTAATGAATACAGAGACGCTGTCGAGAAGAACCTTGTCCAATACTCAACTTATACTTTGGGGATTAAGCTTAAAAATAATGTACATGTTTTGTGTGTTCTTTTGAAGTAA
- the si:ch211-102c2.4 gene encoding uncharacterized protein si:ch211-102c2.4 isoform X2, with protein sequence MFLFTSTLIFISAVVSQCCAEQKVKCSYDPKNKDLQRVWCKKDTNNDNCCTGFSFMPGNRELEGGLLSVQDNDQDFIVSVKHLSQGDGVYWCGLTNGSNIIIKLAEEEIHNPMNLIWSIARWLLFVLLLLAVISSHMFCRRRKVKK encoded by the exons TGCAG TCGTGTCCCAGTGTTGCGCTGAGCAGAAGGTGAAATGTTCCTACGACCCCAAGAATAAAGACCTCCAGAGAGTTTGGTGTAAAAAGGACACAAACAATGACAACTGCTGCACGGGTTTCTCCTTCATGCCGGGGAACCGTGAGCTGGAAGGCGGGCTTCTGAGTGTGCAGGACAACGACCAGGACTTCATCGTGTCCGTGAAGCATTTGTCTCAGGGGGACGGAGTTTACTGGTGCGGCCTCACCAACGGCTCCAACATCATCATCAAACTGGCCGAAGAAGAGATCCACA ATCCGATGAATTTGATCTGGAGCATCGCACGCTGGCTGCTCTTCGTCCTGCTCCTGCTGGCGGTGATTTCATCTCATATGTTCTGCAGAA GGAGAAAGGTGAAG AAATGA